One stretch of Prunus persica cultivar Lovell chromosome G1, Prunus_persica_NCBIv2, whole genome shotgun sequence DNA includes these proteins:
- the LOC18791918 gene encoding uncharacterized protein LOC18791918: protein MGSSIVLRYTLVSMMVILALRTPEIQGQSIPSTNFAPPQVQAESKLIQANNASEPMRQSDNTVRVDPLDNFNKYRGGFNLTSKHYWSSTVFTGVHGYALGVLWLLCGILCGCFLLATRLCFKNRKSGKLKKRQLCHKQCYLWQWHIFLAIFFTLLAIVAFGLVLGGNARFHSQAKSVVNIIITTADEASGTIYNTTGAMKEMRNNLDSTGNTEVSSFLTSTSQKLDTGAADIERQAKKNRRLIDKGLKIVYIVTTVAISLNLVAVIALSVSGFLKLQRLVYMLIILCWFLTVLCWIFFGLYFFLAEFSSDTCTALENFQQNPNNNSLSSILPCDELLSAKSVLNDVGAGIYSLVNVVNANISSTQGTSSQSIEYVCNPFSEPPEYNYQPENCPANSVRIGDIPEVLRELSCSDASNGSCENGVFISDSDYKLVELYTSSIQNLLNSYPGMESLVECQTVKDAFSEILVKHCKSLKRYVKMVWAAMVFLATLMVLLVLLWTTQANHEQNHHLADSFVNPHSAAVIKLELSIATGLKKNPNPSIV from the exons ATGGGCAGCTCAATAGTTCTCAGGTACACCCTAGTTTCCATGATGGTGATTTTAGCCTTGAGGACACCAGAAATACAAGGACAATCCATTCCATCCACTAACTTTGCACCCCCACAAGTCCAAGCAG AGAGCAAATTGATTCAGGCAAACAATGCATCAGAGCCCATGAGACAGTCAGATAACACTGTGAGAGTGGATCCTTTAGATAATTTCAACAAATACAGAGGAGGATTTAACCTTACCAGCAAGCACTACTGGAGt TCAACTGTATTTACAGGAGTTCATGGATATGCACTTGGGGTGCTGTGGCTTTTGTGTGGAATTTTATGTGGGTGCTTCCTTTTAGCAACCAgactttgttttaaaaataggaAGAGTGGAAAACTGAAGAAAAGACAACTTTGTCATAAGCAGTGTTACCTCTGGCAGTGGCACATTTTCCTTGCCATATTCTTCACACTCCTTGCAAT AGTGGCATTCGGATTAGTTTTAGGGGGCAACGCGAGATTTCATTCGCAAGCAAAATCTGTGGTGAACATTATCATAACCACTGCAGATGAAGCATCAGGTACCATATACAACACAACAGGAGCAATGAAAGAAATGAGAAACAACTTAGATTCAACTGGAAATACTGAGGTTTCAAGCTTCCTCACCTCCACATCCCAGAAACTTGATACTGGAGCTGCAGATATAGAAAGGCAGGCTAAGAAGAACAGGCGTCTGATTGACAAGGGTCTCAAGATAGT GTATATAGTAACCACAGTGGCTATTTCCTTGAACTTGGTTGCAGTGATTGCTCTGTCAG TGTCTGGATTTTTGAAATTACAACGGCTAGTTTACAT GCTCATTATACTATGCTGGTTCTTAACTGTTTTGTGCTGGATATTCTTTGGGCTGTATTTCTTCTTAGCAGA GTTTTCAAGTGACACATGCACAGCTCTTGAAAATTTCCAACAGAATCCCAACAACAACAGCTTGAGCTCAATCCTCCCCTGTGATGAATTGCTTTCAGCAAAATCAGTCCTAAATGATGTTGGTGCAGGGATCTACAGCCTTGTTAATGTG GTGAATGCAAACATATCATCAACACAAGGAACATCATCTCAAAGTATAGAATATGTATGCAATCCCTTCTCAGAACCACCAGAGTACAATTACCAGCCAGAAAACTGTCCGGCTAATTCAGTACGAATCGGAGACATCCCAGAG GTCTTGAGGGAACTTAGTTGTTCAGATGCAAGCAATGGAAGCTGCGAAAATGGAGTGTTCATATCGGACAGCGATTACAAACTGGTGGAGCTTTACACAAGTTCCATACAAAATCTACTAAATTCATACCCGGGAATGGAAAGTCTAGTAGAATGTCAGACAGTGAAGGATGCTTTCTCTGAAATCCTTGTCAAACACTGCAAATCTTTGAAGCGATACGTTAAGATGGTTTGGGCGGCAATGGTCTTTCTTGCAACACTAATGGTGCTATTGGTTCTGTTGTGGACAACACAAGCCAATCATGAGCAGAACCATCATTTGGCAGATAGTTTTGTGAACCCCCATTCTGCAGCAGTAATTAAGCTGGAGTTGAGCATAGCTACAGGACTTAAAAAGAACCCAAATCCTAGCATAGTTTAG